GGCGTGAATTCCGCGTATTGCGCGCGACCGCGGAACATCACGCAGCGCATCTGCGCCTGCTGGTCCTTGATCGAGAAATACCAGTGGCCGCTCGCGGCGCGCGTGAAATTCGACACTTCGCCCGAAATCCACAGCAGCGGAAACGAGCGCTCGAGCATCGTCGAAATCGCGCGATTGAGCGCCGAAACGGGAATCACTTCGTCGCCGCCGCGGGTCGCGCCGGGTGCGGCAAAAGGGGAATCGGAAAGCATGGACGGTCGGATGAATGCTGGCGGCCACACGATAGTCCGACACGCGCGCGGCGTCCAGCGCCGGCCGCATTCGCGGCCATGCGCGGAAGGTGTCCACATTCTGGCAATCGTCCGCCTAAAACGCGTGGAAACCCCGGAAAAATCCAGACAATTCCATGTAATGCATTGATTTTTATAGATTTTTAAACCTTTCGGAATGATTCTCATCCGATTCGATGCCCACCCGGCGGGCGTTTGAGGCAATCGGCCGGGGAGTTTTTCACAGAGTTATCCACAGGCCGCCGCGATCCGGCCCCGCGGGCTGTGTCGGCCGGTCGCGCTTGCCGCGTCCGCGTGCGGCGCGCTAGAGTGCCGCCTTCCGCAGACCCCGCGGCATGCGCCGCCCAACGGAGAATCCGCCTTGACGAATCCGTCCCACGCCACGGCGCACGACGCGCCGCGCCCGGCCCGATGAGCGCGCCCGGCGGCCCGCTCGCCCGGCTCGAAGCGCACCTGACACGCGAATGGCAGCGGCGCGGCGCGCTCGCGTGGGCGCTCACGCCGTTCGCGTGCGTGTTCGGCCTGTGCGCGGCGCTGCGGCGCACCGCTTACGCGCAGGGCTGGAAGAAGCCGGTCGACGTCGGTGTGCCCGTCGTCGTGGTCGGCAACGTGACCGTCGGCGGCACCGGCAAGACGCCGACCGTGATCGCGCTGGTCGACGCGCTGCGGGCGGCCGGCTTCACGCCCGGCGTCGTGTCGCGCGGCTACGGCGCGAACGTGAAGGCGCCGACCGCCGTCACGCCCGCGTCGCGCGCGGGCGCGGCCGGCGACGAACCGCTGCTGATCGCGCGCCGCACCGGCGCGCCCGTCTGGGTGTGCCCCGACCGCGTCGCGGCCGCGCAGGCGCTGCGCGCCGCGCATCCGGACGTCGACGTGATCGTCAGCGACGACGGCCTCCAGCACTACCGCCTCGCGCGCACGGTCGAACTCGTCGTGTTCGACCACCGGCTCGGCGGCAACGGCTTCCTGCTGCCGGCCGGCCCGCTGCGCGAGCCGCTGTCGCGGCACCGCGACGCCACGCTCGTCAACGATCCGTACAGCGGCACGCTGCCGCCGTGGCCCGACACCTACTCGCTCGCGCTCGCGCCGGGCGCCGCGTGGCACCTCGACCAGCCCGCGCTGCGCCGCCCGCTGTCGCAGTTCGCGAACGAGCGCGTGCTCGCCGCGGCCGGCATCGGCGCGCCGGAACGCTTCTTCGCGACGCTGCGCGCGGCCGGTCTCGCACCCGCGACGCGCGCGCTGCCCGACCACTACGCGTTCGCCGACAATCCGTTCGTCGACGACGCCGTCGACGCAATCCTGATTACCGAGAAGGATGCAGTAAAATTGGGCGCTTCCTGGCGCGACGCTCGACTCTGGGTCGTCCCCGTCGAAGCCGCGCTCGACCCTCGCCTCATTGCCCTCGTTGTGGAGAAACTCCGTGGACGCTCGCCTGCTTGAAATCCTTGTGTGCCCTATCTGCAAAGGCCCGCTCCACTACGACCGTGCCGCGCAGGAGCTGATCTGCAACGCGGACAAGCTCGCCTACCCGATCCGCGACGGCATCCCCGTGATGCTCGTCGACGAAGCGCGCCAGACCGTCGAAGGCACGCCGGTCGACCCGGCCGGCCGCTAAGCCGCTCACCGGCGGCCCGGCCGCGGCCCATCCCCGGCCGGGCCGCCGAACCCCGCCGGGCAACCGGCTCCGGACGCGCCGCCCGCCTCGTCCTTCTCACCGCTCACCCCCGATGACTCACCCGCAACCTTTCATCGCCGTCATTCCCGCCAGGCTCGCGTCGACGCGGCTCCCGAACAAGCCGCTCGCCGATCTCGGCGGCAAGCCGATGGTCGTGCGCGTCGCCGAGCGCGCGCGCGAAGCGGGCGCGCAGCAGGTGCTCGTCGCGTCCGACGCGCAGAGCGTGCTCGATGCGGCGCGCGATCACGGCTTCGAAGCGGTGCTGACGCGTGCCGACCATCCGTCCGGCACCGACCGGCTCGCGGAAGTCGCAGCGACGTTCGGGTGGAGCGACGACACCGTCGTCGTCAACGTGCAGGGCGACGAGCCGCTGATCGACCCCGTGCTCGTGCGCGACGTGGCGTCGCACCTGGCCGCGCATCCGGCCTGTGCGATCGCGACGGCCGCACACCCGATTCACGAAGCGGCCGATGTGTTCAACCCGAACGTCGTGAAGGTCGCGCTCGACGCGCAGAGCGTCGCGCTGTACTTCTCGCGCGCGCCGATTCCGTGGAGCCGCGACGCATACCAGCCGCACTGGCCCGACGTCGCGGCCATGCCAGCTCCGGCATTCCCGGTCTACCGGCACATCGGCCTCTATGCGTATCGCGCGCGTTTCCTGCGCACGTATCCGTCGCTCGCGCAGGCGCCGATCGAACAGGCCGAGCAGCTCGAACAGCTGCGCGCGATCTGGCACGGCGAACGCATCGCGGTGCTGATCACCGAGCGCGCGCCCGAAGCCGGCATCGACACGCCGGCCGATCTCGCGCGCGTGCAGGCCCTTTTTCAGCCGGGATCAAAATAACCCGTGGCATAATCAAGCGATTGTGCGAGCCGTCCGCGACCAGCGCGTCCTCGCTTGACCCCGCCCGCGGCCCTGCCGGCAGCCGCGCGTCGCCAAAGCCGACGCGCCGCATCAGACCAGTCCGCCGCGCGCCAGGCAAGCCCCGCGCACGCTGTCGCCGGCGCCTTTGCGTCTCGCCACACGAATCTACATACCGGAGATATCACCATGCGTTTGATCCTGTTGGGCGCGCCCGGCGCGGGAAAGGGCACCCAGGCAAACTTCATCAAGGAAAAGTTCGGCATCCCGCAAATCTCGACGGGCGACATGCTGCGCGCGGCCGTGAAGGCCGGCACACCGCTCGGCGTCGAGGCGAAGGGCTACATGGACGCCGGCAAGCTCGTGCCGGACGCGCTGATCATCGGCCTCGTCAAGGAGCGCCTGAAGGAATCCGACTGCGCGAACGGCTATCTGTTCGACGGTTTCCCGCGCACGATCGCGCAGGCTGACGCGATGAAAGAAGCCGGCGTCGCGATCGACTACGTGCTCGAGATCGACGTGCCGTTCTCGGAAATCGTCGAGCGCATCAGCGGCCGCCGCACGCACCCGGCATCGGGCCGCACGTACCACGTCAAGTTCAACCCGCCGAAGGTCGAGGGCCACGACGACGTGACGGGCGAACCGCTGATCCAGCGCGACGACGACAAGGAAGAAACCGTCAAGAAGCGTCTCGAAGTGTACGAAGCGCAGACCAAGCCGCTGATCACGTACTACGGCGACTGGGCGCAGCGCGGCGAGGAAAACGGCCTGAAGGCGCCGCAGTATCGCAAGATCTCGGGCCTCGGCAGCGTCGATGAAATCCGCGAGCGCGCGTTTGACGCACTGAAGTAAGCACCGCGTCGCGCCCCCACGAGCCGCCCTTTCCGGGCGGCTTTTTTTCGCCCGGCCGATATTCGCACGACCGTTCTTGTCTCGCCGCCGCGCGAGGGCGCCCCGTACAATCGATCGAACGCGTGCGCCCCCGCCAACCGGCGCACCGGCTTTTCAACCGATCGTGTGGCATCGGACAGAACAACCGCTTTGCGTGGGACCTCCCCAAGCGCTAAAGCGCCAAGGACGGTCGACCGCGTTGCATGGGACCGCCCCAAGCGCTAAAACGCCAAGGGCGGTCGACCGCTTTTGCATGGGACCTCCCTAAGCGCTAAAGCGCCAAGGGCGGTCGACAAAGGAGACAGTCATGGATATTCGCGGCAGCGTCTTTCTGATCACGGGCGGCGCATCGGGCCTCGGCGCCGGAACAGCCCGGATGCTCGCGCAGGCGGGCGGCAAGGTCGTGCTCGCCGACCTGAACGAGGCGGCGGGCGCTGCGCTCGCGACCGAGCTGGGCGGCGTCTTCGTGCGCTGCGACGTGTCGAGCGAGGCCGACGCGCAGGCGGCCGTCGACGCGGCGACGCGCGCGGGCACGCTGCGCGGCCTCGTGAACTGCGCGGGCATCGCGCCCGCCGCGAAAACGGTCGGCAAGGACGGTGCGCATCCGCTCCACGTGTTCGCGAGGACGATCAACGTGAACCTCGTCGGCACGTTCAACATGATCCGGCTCGCGGCCGCCGTGATGGCTGCGACCGCGCCGACCTCGGAAGGCGAGCGCGGCGTGATCGTCAGCACCGCGTCGGTCGCCGCATTCGACGGGCAGATCGGCCAGGCCGCTTACGCGGCATCGAAGGCCGGTGTCGCGGGCATGACATTGCCGATCGCGCGCGACCTGTCGCGCAGCGGCATCCGCGTGATGACGATCGCGCCCGGCCTGTTCGAGACGCCGATGCTGCTCGGCATGCCGAAGGACGTGCAGGACGCGCTCGGCGCGATGGTGCCGTTCCCGCCGCGGCTCGGCAAACCGGCCGAATACGCGATGCTGGTGCGCCAGATCGTCGAGAATCCGATGCTCAACGGCGAAGTGATCCGCCTCGACGGCGCGATCCGGATGCAGCCGAAGTAAGCCCGCATGAAAAACGCCCGCGATGCGGGCGTTTTTTCATTCCGGGTTCCGGCAGCAGCGCTTTGGTTCAGTCCTCGCCGTCGCGCTGCATCCGCTGCCGCAATTCGGTCACCTGCGATTCGACGACGGTCGCGTCGTCCGCGTCCGGCCGCTCGCCGAGATACTGCTCGAGATCCTCGAGCGCGGGGCGCAGGTAGTCGAGCCGCGCATATGCGAAACCGCGGTCGCGCACCTCGTCGAGATGCTCGGGCAACAGGATCACGAGCCGCTGCTGCACGGCAAGCAGCCGCTGCCAGCGTTCCGTCTGCAGATAGATCGTCTTCAGGTTGCGCAGCATCCGCGCGATGATCTCGCGGCTCGTCGCGGGCTGCAGCAGCGCACGCAACGCGCTGTCGACCGCGCCGGCCGCGCGCGCGACGTACGGCTCGAGCATCTCGACCATCTCGGCTTCGGACAGCGAATGGCCATTCGTCGGATCGATGATCAGGTCGCCATCCGCCAG
The nucleotide sequence above comes from Burkholderia pyrrocinia. Encoded proteins:
- a CDS encoding SDR family NAD(P)-dependent oxidoreductase is translated as MDIRGSVFLITGGASGLGAGTARMLAQAGGKVVLADLNEAAGAALATELGGVFVRCDVSSEADAQAAVDAATRAGTLRGLVNCAGIAPAAKTVGKDGAHPLHVFARTINVNLVGTFNMIRLAAAVMAATAPTSEGERGVIVSTASVAAFDGQIGQAAYAASKAGVAGMTLPIARDLSRSGIRVMTIAPGLFETPMLLGMPKDVQDALGAMVPFPPRLGKPAEYAMLVRQIVENPMLNGEVIRLDGAIRMQPK
- a CDS encoding SirB1 family protein produces the protein MTRVLDYFSTLVADDDSLPVTETALSLAQDAYPDLDLQGTLAELDMLAARLRRRLTDDADLKGRVAALNDFFFRELGFACNHNDYYDPDNSHLNAVLKRRRGIPISLSVLYLELAEQIGVPARGVSFPGHFLLRVTLADGDLIIDPTNGHSLSEAEMVEMLEPYVARAAGAVDSALRALLQPATSREIIARMLRNLKTIYLQTERWQRLLAVQQRLVILLPEHLDEVRDRGFAYARLDYLRPALEDLEQYLGERPDADDATVVESQVTELRQRMQRDGED
- the adk gene encoding adenylate kinase; the protein is MRLILLGAPGAGKGTQANFIKEKFGIPQISTGDMLRAAVKAGTPLGVEAKGYMDAGKLVPDALIIGLVKERLKESDCANGYLFDGFPRTIAQADAMKEAGVAIDYVLEIDVPFSEIVERISGRRTHPASGRTYHVKFNPPKVEGHDDVTGEPLIQRDDDKEETVKKRLEVYEAQTKPLITYYGDWAQRGEENGLKAPQYRKISGLGSVDEIRERAFDALK
- the lpxK gene encoding tetraacyldisaccharide 4'-kinase yields the protein MSAPGGPLARLEAHLTREWQRRGALAWALTPFACVFGLCAALRRTAYAQGWKKPVDVGVPVVVVGNVTVGGTGKTPTVIALVDALRAAGFTPGVVSRGYGANVKAPTAVTPASRAGAAGDEPLLIARRTGAPVWVCPDRVAAAQALRAAHPDVDVIVSDDGLQHYRLARTVELVVFDHRLGGNGFLLPAGPLREPLSRHRDATLVNDPYSGTLPPWPDTYSLALAPGAAWHLDQPALRRPLSQFANERVLAAAGIGAPERFFATLRAAGLAPATRALPDHYAFADNPFVDDAVDAILITEKDAVKLGASWRDARLWVVPVEAALDPRLIALVVEKLRGRSPA
- the kdsB gene encoding 3-deoxy-manno-octulosonate cytidylyltransferase: MTHPQPFIAVIPARLASTRLPNKPLADLGGKPMVVRVAERAREAGAQQVLVASDAQSVLDAARDHGFEAVLTRADHPSGTDRLAEVAATFGWSDDTVVVNVQGDEPLIDPVLVRDVASHLAAHPACAIATAAHPIHEAADVFNPNVVKVALDAQSVALYFSRAPIPWSRDAYQPHWPDVAAMPAPAFPVYRHIGLYAYRARFLRTYPSLAQAPIEQAEQLEQLRAIWHGERIAVLITERAPEAGIDTPADLARVQALFQPGSK
- a CDS encoding Trm112 family protein, translating into MDARLLEILVCPICKGPLHYDRAAQELICNADKLAYPIRDGIPVMLVDEARQTVEGTPVDPAGR